Proteins encoded within one genomic window of uncultured Desulfobacter sp.:
- a CDS encoding YceI family protein codes for MNSAVEDYQLTGNYDVGFTAYAPLHTFKGWARQGVEAQMGINFDAKTISYARASAKTNCFDTGFNDRNKAMADYMQIREYPESSIELTEVKMFNRLNDSRYQIKALAVLEFMGQRRQLPVDFSITRNGHGFSIDLDYKWSFKAYGLKAPRLLFLTVRDIVDISGKGEFVPVSQAG; via the coding sequence ATGAATTCTGCAGTTGAAGACTATCAATTAACCGGCAATTATGATGTCGGTTTTACGGCTTACGCCCCATTACATACCTTTAAAGGTTGGGCCCGTCAGGGCGTTGAAGCGCAAATGGGCATCAATTTTGACGCCAAAACCATTTCATATGCAAGGGCCAGTGCGAAGACCAATTGTTTTGACACAGGCTTTAACGACCGGAATAAGGCCATGGCCGATTACATGCAAATCCGGGAATATCCGGAATCAAGTATTGAATTGACCGAAGTAAAGATGTTTAACCGCCTGAATGATTCCCGTTATCAGATAAAGGCCCTGGCCGTTTTGGAATTTATGGGGCAGCGCCGTCAGCTGCCCGTCGATTTTAGTATTACGCGGAACGGCCATGGGTTTTCCATTGATCTGGATTATAAATGGTCATTTAAGGCCTATGGGCTCAAGGCGCCCAGATTGTTGTTCCTGACGGTGAGAGATATCGTGGATATTTCAGGTAAAGGCGAATTTGTCCCCGTTTCTCAGGCCGGCTAA
- a CDS encoding heavy metal translocating P-type ATPase — translation MTVCTTSPVTIVSELPNRMRLKGRFLRDPELDPDYLEATLETIPGVESARLNGRASSIIVKYDGRAEIRAAVLGCVQDLPLDVFSGKNDRKAPPSLLGLSVKGALSIACFFLPALFAAPIALVLSAPVILDGVACLWHRKLKVEVLDGAAVAFSLWRRDYFTATTIVALLALGEYFEKVSENKATGLLKSLLKPQTESIWIEKDGQEIQIPFEEAGIGDRVVCGPGEMIPLDGRVVDGEAAVNQSSVTGESVPVHVKPGDEVISGSVIEEGRIIFEALHVGAETSVARISKFLEDSLRYESDSQKKSDELADKLVPLTFGLGVGLFALTRDLEKSAAVLTVDYSCVIKLSSPVAVRVAMHTAALQGVLLKGAQAVDSLARVDTLIFDKTGTLTRGELQVTDIFSAQGLDDNELLVLAASAEEHYAHPVAAAVVGAARDKDLTLSPTSQVDFIVAHGVSAYIDDLNVLVGSRHFIEEDEGIDCSGADKAALAFQNEGKSLLYVARDGKLEGVLGLRDELRPEASAVLAGLKKAGIKKIIILTGDTERTANGLAASLPDVDEVYAELRPEDKAAIVARLKGDGCVLGFTGDGVNDAPALVSADVGICLPSGADLAKESAQVILLKEDLNTLLTARLIALRCQETIHQAFVAAVSLNSSFLFLATLGWLRPVAAAILHNLSTVGIIGYAGMREKQLIGHLPDTVEETEAS, via the coding sequence ATGACCGTATGTACCACCTCTCCTGTTACCATCGTCAGTGAACTGCCCAACCGGATGCGCCTGAAAGGCCGGTTCCTGCGGGATCCGGAACTGGATCCCGATTACCTGGAAGCCACCTTGGAGACCATTCCGGGGGTTGAATCCGCCCGATTGAACGGCAGGGCCTCCTCGATTATTGTTAAGTATGACGGCCGGGCAGAAATCCGGGCTGCGGTATTGGGGTGTGTCCAGGATCTACCCTTGGACGTGTTTAGTGGAAAAAACGATAGAAAAGCCCCCCCCTCGCTCTTGGGGCTGTCAGTGAAAGGGGCGTTATCCATAGCCTGTTTTTTCCTGCCTGCGCTATTTGCTGCGCCCATCGCCCTGGTTCTGTCCGCCCCTGTGATTCTGGACGGCGTGGCCTGCCTCTGGCATCGGAAGCTTAAAGTGGAGGTCCTGGATGGGGCCGCCGTGGCGTTTTCCTTGTGGCGGCGGGATTATTTTACAGCCACCACCATTGTGGCCCTGCTTGCCCTGGGCGAATATTTTGAAAAAGTCAGTGAAAATAAAGCCACAGGCCTGCTTAAAAGTTTGTTAAAGCCCCAGACCGAGAGCATTTGGATCGAAAAGGACGGCCAGGAGATCCAGATCCCCTTTGAAGAGGCGGGGATCGGCGACCGGGTGGTTTGCGGTCCCGGTGAGATGATTCCCCTGGACGGCCGGGTGGTGGATGGAGAAGCTGCCGTGAATCAGAGTTCGGTAACAGGAGAGTCTGTGCCTGTCCATGTCAAGCCCGGGGATGAGGTTATTTCAGGTTCCGTCATTGAGGAGGGCCGCATTATTTTTGAGGCACTCCATGTGGGGGCTGAAACATCCGTGGCAAGGATTTCCAAGTTTTTGGAAGATTCGTTGCGGTATGAATCCGATTCCCAGAAGAAAAGTGATGAACTGGCCGATAAGCTGGTGCCCCTGACCTTTGGCCTGGGCGTCGGGTTGTTTGCTTTGACCCGGGACCTGGAAAAGTCGGCGGCCGTCCTCACTGTGGATTATTCATGCGTGATCAAATTGTCCAGCCCTGTTGCCGTCCGCGTTGCCATGCATACTGCAGCCCTGCAGGGTGTGCTGCTTAAAGGTGCCCAGGCTGTGGACAGTCTGGCCAGGGTGGACACACTCATATTTGACAAAACCGGTACATTGACCCGGGGAGAACTCCAGGTAACGGACATATTCAGTGCCCAAGGGCTCGATGATAATGAGCTTCTCGTGCTGGCTGCCTCGGCCGAAGAGCATTATGCCCATCCCGTGGCGGCTGCCGTGGTGGGCGCGGCCCGGGACAAGGACCTTACCCTCTCCCCCACCAGTCAGGTGGACTTTATTGTTGCCCACGGGGTCTCTGCCTATATTGACGATCTTAATGTTCTGGTGGGCAGTCGGCACTTTATAGAAGAAGACGAAGGGATCGACTGCTCAGGGGCCGATAAAGCAGCTCTGGCGTTTCAAAATGAGGGAAAAAGTCTGCTTTATGTGGCCCGGGACGGAAAGCTTGAGGGGGTGTTAGGGCTGCGCGACGAGCTCCGGCCCGAGGCGTCGGCTGTCCTTGCCGGACTTAAGAAGGCCGGTATTAAAAAAATTATCATCCTCACCGGAGACACGGAACGTACCGCCAATGGCCTGGCCGCTTCTCTGCCGGATGTGGATGAGGTGTATGCCGAATTGCGGCCCGAGGATAAAGCGGCAATTGTGGCCCGGCTTAAGGGCGACGGCTGTGTCCTGGGATTTACCGGAGACGGGGTGAATGATGCCCCGGCCCTGGTGTCTGCTGATGTGGGAATTTGTCTGCCCTCGGGTGCGGATCTGGCCAAGGAGTCTGCCCAGGTGATTCTGCTCAAGGAAGATTTGAACACCTTGCTCACTGCCCGGCTGATTGCCTTGCGGTGCCAGGAAACCATACATCAGGCCTTTGTTGCCGCGGTGTCTCTTAATTCATCATTTTTATTTCTGGCCACTTTGGGATGGCTCCGTCCCGTGGCCGCAGCAATACTGCATAATCTTTCCACCGTGGGAATTATCGGGTATGCCGGAATGCGGGAAAAACAGCTTATTGGTCACCTCCCGGATACCGTTGAAGAGACTGAGGCGTCCTGA
- a CDS encoding cation-translocating P-type ATPase → MNEKMNGSSQRLTQSMLKKNGIRVRQFIPGRMRVQVASCRQDVQKANWMQKFMTRQVGVTRADARVQSGSVIILFDPDKTELSGLIQAVLAQVSDPETFPDDTPAGLDGLACTDCLCEAPDEKNFKVKARRVTWLSSVMVFALVRKWIFGLALAQSPLSFLGIAAIAGTVPLIKEAVQDTAEKKKVTVKPFLAAGSVATILMGEAFSAVQILWIYNVAELTEDYVAQRSRKAIRNILEVAPATAYVMRDGMEVETAVADIRPDDVVAAHTGEKIPVDGTILDGDALVDEATINGRSEAVFKDIGDKVYAGTIISQGTLFIRTVKTGQDTYLAGIMRMVEDSLANKAPAEQKADELASRLLKIGLAATAITFAVTLDPLRALTVMLVMSCPCATVLAASSAVTAALANAAKNSILIKGGLYLETVGTTDVFCFDKTGTLTQDLPQIMTIVGRTPSISEDTILSLAATAESHNQHPMARAILAEAEKRGLTVQPHAVCEFKAGRGVSCNIGCEEVILVGNRQFMEENEVDLRWFDKKAAEQRGLGRTVIFVSKNGSATGMMGIANPIRPEAVDVLNYLKADGVKAIHLVTGDNKEVAQTMMDIFPFDDCRAPLLPEEKAGRVEELKKEHQVVMVGDGVNDALALARADIGVAIGAGGAEVALEAADIALADSNLEGLIKVRNLSRQTIKVIDQNHYFAISTDLGGAALGMLGLLSPVMAGMIHIFHTAGILVNSSRLLSWDPSCRSIDGNINSTRDTNGNDKKQQSDMNTKVSTMNDKKEEPYEFCS, encoded by the coding sequence ATGAATGAAAAAATGAACGGCAGTTCCCAAAGACTTACCCAGAGCATGTTGAAAAAAAACGGTATTCGGGTACGTCAATTTATCCCCGGCAGAATGCGGGTCCAGGTTGCATCCTGCCGCCAGGACGTCCAAAAGGCAAACTGGATGCAGAAATTTATGACTCGTCAGGTCGGGGTGACCCGGGCGGATGCCCGGGTTCAAAGCGGATCAGTCATCATTTTGTTCGATCCGGACAAAACGGAGCTTTCCGGGCTGATTCAGGCTGTGCTGGCCCAAGTCTCTGATCCTGAGACATTCCCCGATGATACGCCGGCCGGCCTTGATGGCCTGGCATGTACGGATTGTCTGTGTGAGGCCCCTGATGAAAAAAACTTTAAAGTCAAGGCCCGACGGGTGACGTGGCTTTCATCCGTCATGGTGTTTGCTTTGGTCCGAAAATGGATATTTGGCCTGGCACTGGCCCAGAGTCCCTTGAGTTTTCTGGGGATAGCCGCCATTGCAGGTACCGTTCCGTTGATCAAGGAAGCCGTCCAGGATACTGCCGAAAAGAAAAAGGTTACGGTAAAACCATTTTTGGCTGCAGGGTCCGTGGCCACGATCCTAATGGGCGAAGCCTTTTCCGCTGTCCAGATTCTGTGGATCTACAATGTGGCTGAACTGACCGAAGATTATGTGGCCCAGCGCTCCAGAAAGGCCATACGCAATATATTGGAAGTGGCCCCGGCCACGGCCTATGTGATGCGGGACGGCATGGAAGTTGAGACGGCTGTGGCAGACATCCGCCCCGATGATGTGGTAGCGGCCCATACCGGGGAGAAGATTCCGGTGGACGGCACCATTCTTGACGGGGACGCCCTGGTGGACGAAGCTACTATCAACGGCCGTTCGGAAGCGGTGTTTAAAGATATCGGCGATAAGGTTTATGCCGGTACTATTATTTCCCAGGGCACCTTGTTTATCCGTACCGTAAAAACCGGTCAGGATACCTACCTTGCGGGCATCATGCGCATGGTGGAAGACTCTTTGGCCAATAAAGCGCCGGCCGAGCAGAAGGCCGACGAACTGGCCTCAAGACTGCTGAAAATAGGGCTGGCTGCCACGGCGATTACTTTTGCCGTTACCCTTGATCCCCTGCGTGCCCTGACCGTCATGCTGGTGATGTCCTGTCCATGCGCTACGGTGCTTGCCGCCTCCTCTGCGGTTACCGCGGCCCTGGCCAATGCGGCTAAAAATTCCATCCTTATTAAAGGCGGGCTTTATCTGGAAACCGTGGGGACGACCGATGTCTTCTGTTTTGACAAGACCGGCACCCTGACCCAGGATCTGCCCCAGATTATGACCATTGTGGGCAGGACCCCGTCTATTTCCGAAGATACGATCCTTTCCCTGGCTGCCACCGCCGAGTCCCATAATCAGCACCCCATGGCCCGGGCCATTCTGGCCGAAGCCGAGAAGCGGGGCTTGACCGTTCAGCCCCATGCCGTTTGCGAGTTCAAGGCAGGTCGGGGCGTGTCATGCAATATCGGCTGCGAGGAAGTGATCCTGGTTGGCAACCGCCAGTTCATGGAAGAAAATGAGGTGGATCTGCGCTGGTTTGATAAAAAAGCAGCTGAACAAAGGGGGCTTGGCCGAACTGTTATTTTTGTATCTAAAAATGGCAGTGCCACAGGTATGATGGGAATCGCCAACCCCATCCGGCCTGAAGCCGTAGATGTGTTGAACTATTTGAAAGCCGATGGTGTAAAGGCTATTCATCTAGTGACCGGAGACAATAAAGAAGTGGCTCAAACCATGATGGATATCTTCCCCTTTGATGACTGCAGAGCACCCCTATTGCCGGAGGAAAAGGCAGGCCGGGTTGAAGAGCTGAAAAAAGAGCACCAGGTGGTTATGGTGGGTGACGGAGTTAACGATGCTTTAGCCTTGGCCCGTGCGGATATCGGCGTGGCCATCGGTGCCGGAGGTGCTGAAGTTGCCCTGGAAGCTGCAGACATTGCCCTGGCCGATTCTAACCTAGAAGGTTTGATAAAAGTGAGGAATTTAAGCCGCCAGACCATAAAAGTTATTGACCAGAACCACTATTTTGCTATATCTACTGACCTCGGAGGCGCGGCACTAGGCATGCTTGGGTTACTTTCCCCGGTCATGGCCGGTATGATTCATATCTTCCATACCGCTGGAATTCTAGTGAATTCCAGCCGCCTTTTGTCCTGGGATCCGTCTTGCCGGTCCATTGATGGTAACATTAATAGCACCAGGGATACCAACGGCAATGATAAAAAGCAGCAAAGCGACATGAACACTAAAGTAAGCACAATGAATGATAAAAAAGAAGAACCGTATGAATTCTGCAGTTGA
- a CDS encoding thioesterase family protein, which translates to MKETLKPGIRYEHKFTVPASKTVPALYPEAEEFQVMPEVFATGFLVGLLEWTCIKALIPHLDWPREQTVGIHIDASHEAATPPGLEVTVVAELTEVKGKKLVFNLEAHDGVDLISKGKHVRFIVDKEKFDSRLSKKTK; encoded by the coding sequence ATGAAAGAGACGTTAAAGCCCGGCATCCGCTATGAACACAAATTCACGGTTCCTGCGTCAAAAACCGTTCCGGCGCTCTACCCGGAAGCCGAAGAGTTTCAGGTCATGCCCGAAGTCTTTGCCACGGGATTTTTAGTGGGCCTGCTTGAATGGACATGCATAAAAGCCCTCATCCCTCACCTTGACTGGCCCCGGGAACAAACCGTGGGAATTCACATTGACGCAAGCCACGAAGCGGCAACGCCCCCTGGCCTGGAGGTGACGGTTGTCGCCGAATTAACAGAGGTTAAGGGTAAAAAACTGGTCTTTAATTTAGAGGCGCACGATGGTGTTGATCTGATCTCAAAGGGTAAACACGTGCGGTTTATTGTTGACAAGGAGAAATTTGATTCAAGATTATCAAAAAAAACAAAATAG
- the htpX gene encoding zinc metalloprotease HtpX codes for MANQLKTGMLLIMMTALFLVLGYLLGGQAGMFIALIFAGVMNISSYWFSDKIVLKMYRAQPLERSQAPGLFDTVARLARQAGLPMPKVYLIPESAPNAFATGRNPEHAVVAVTQGLMNMMNQEELEGVLAHELGHVKNRDILISTIVATLAGAIMWIASIARFSAFFGGRDDDEGGLGIIGVLVVSMVAPIAAMVVQMAVSRSREYLADATAASITGNPGGLASALSKLGGFSRRQAQVDASPATAHMFIVNPLTGKQMMNLFSTHPPIEDRVARLVGSQPSGRNFNGHFDPENRHDHSGGASMDDRSRSFWDNMS; via the coding sequence ATGGCAAATCAACTTAAAACCGGTATGCTGCTGATCATGATGACCGCTTTGTTCCTGGTGCTTGGATATCTTTTAGGTGGACAGGCCGGTATGTTCATTGCCCTGATTTTTGCAGGCGTTATGAATATTTCAAGTTATTGGTTTTCGGATAAGATTGTTTTAAAAATGTACCGGGCCCAACCCCTGGAACGTTCCCAGGCCCCGGGCCTGTTTGATACGGTTGCCCGCCTTGCTCGCCAGGCAGGCTTGCCCATGCCCAAGGTGTACCTGATTCCCGAATCGGCACCCAATGCCTTTGCCACGGGCCGCAATCCCGAACATGCCGTGGTTGCTGTGACCCAGGGGTTGATGAACATGATGAACCAGGAGGAGCTTGAGGGGGTGCTGGCCCATGAATTGGGGCATGTAAAAAATCGGGATATTCTCATCTCTACCATTGTGGCCACCCTGGCCGGGGCCATCATGTGGATTGCGTCCATTGCCCGGTTTTCTGCCTTTTTCGGCGGCCGAGATGATGATGAGGGCGGCCTTGGCATTATTGGTGTGCTTGTGGTTTCCATGGTTGCCCCGATTGCTGCAATGGTCGTTCAGATGGCCGTGTCCAGATCCAGGGAATACCTGGCCGATGCCACCGCCGCAAGCATTACCGGAAACCCTGGTGGCCTGGCATCTGCTTTGTCAAAGCTGGGGGGATTCAGCCGCAGACAAGCCCAGGTTGATGCAAGTCCTGCAACCGCCCATATGTTTATTGTTAACCCGTTGACCGGAAAACAGATGATGAATCTGTTCTCCACCCATCCGCCTATTGAAGACCGTGTGGCCAGGCTTGTAGGATCTCAGCCGTCCGGCCGTAATTTTAACGGCCATTTTGACCCGGAAAACAGACATGATCATTCTGGCGGTGCAAGCATGGACGACCGGAGCCGGTCATTTTGGGACAATATGTCCTGA
- a CDS encoding FeoA family protein, producing MYSSLLDAPVNTELVLLEVTNPVLEKWLQRMGLFTGGHIIRQDEDVNFYSVRVNGGNGDVVIPAGMVMKLYIHLASGEKIPLNQMKKGQEGHVEIHSGGPFIEKSLAKLGLPVDGNIRLVRALPHMDYLVLINRRERTRLSEGEAARIWGHYPGKDATQFYFAKKDLDFEVTEVMGGPRGVKHLETHGVTAGVKLTLESIDQAISLHEHGPASTPVTISSPGGLRLFLPPEKAGAVIVRTMT from the coding sequence ATGTATTCGTCATTGCTTGATGCGCCGGTAAATACCGAACTTGTACTGCTTGAGGTTACCAATCCTGTTCTGGAAAAATGGTTGCAACGCATGGGGCTGTTCACAGGCGGACACATTATCCGGCAGGACGAAGACGTTAATTTTTATTCAGTGCGAGTAAACGGAGGAAATGGCGATGTGGTTATCCCTGCGGGCATGGTCATGAAGCTATACATCCATCTGGCATCCGGGGAAAAGATCCCTTTGAACCAGATGAAAAAAGGCCAGGAAGGTCATGTGGAGATTCATTCCGGCGGACCGTTTATTGAAAAATCCCTGGCGAAATTAGGCCTTCCCGTGGACGGCAATATACGTCTTGTCCGGGCCTTGCCCCATATGGATTACCTGGTGCTGATCAACAGAAGGGAAAGAACCCGGCTTTCCGAAGGGGAGGCTGCAAGAATATGGGGGCATTATCCGGGAAAGGATGCCACCCAGTTCTACTTTGCCAAAAAGGATCTCGATTTTGAGGTTACCGAAGTGATGGGGGGGCCAAGGGGAGTTAAGCATCTGGAGACCCATGGGGTGACTGCGGGTGTCAAACTGACTCTGGAATCCATTGATCAGGCCATCTCCCTGCATGAACACGGGCCGGCAAGTACACCGGTTACCATTTCAAGTCCGGGCGGACTGCGCCTGTTTCTTCCGCCTGAAAAAGCCGGTGCAGTCATCGTCCGGACAATGACATGA
- a CDS encoding PhnD/SsuA/transferrin family substrate-binding protein — translation MTTQGRFFLSAIIILGILSIPGCEETEVYSGPRYGAPEKISARHVHHFAVHPLYNPARLVEAYQPMINYLNRHLEGDIIRLEASWDYADYEAKFKEERISFLLPNPWQTLQGIKNGFEVIAMAGDARDFKGIFIVRKDSPMKTPLELKGKSVCYPAPTALAACIMPQFFLYRSGLDIHTDIENAWRRRHFERHGNPALP, via the coding sequence ATGACCACACAGGGGAGATTTTTTCTATCGGCAATAATCATTCTGGGTATCCTTAGCATCCCGGGCTGTGAAGAGACTGAAGTCTATTCAGGCCCCCGGTACGGCGCCCCGGAAAAAATCAGCGCCAGACATGTGCATCACTTCGCCGTTCACCCCCTGTACAATCCGGCCAGACTCGTTGAGGCCTATCAGCCGATGATCAACTACCTGAACCGGCATTTGGAAGGCGATATAATCCGTCTTGAAGCGTCATGGGATTATGCCGATTATGAGGCCAAATTCAAGGAGGAAAGAATATCATTTCTTCTGCCCAATCCGTGGCAGACCCTGCAAGGGATAAAAAACGGTTTTGAGGTCATTGCCATGGCAGGCGATGCCCGGGACTTTAAAGGCATTTTCATCGTCCGAAAGGACAGTCCGATGAAAACCCCTTTAGAGCTTAAAGGGAAAAGCGTGTGCTACCCAGCACCCACTGCCCTTGCGGCCTGCATCATGCCCCAATTTTTTTTGTATCGCTCAGGGCTTGATATCCACACGGATATTGAAAACGCCTGGAGGCGCCGCCATTTTGAACGCCATGGAAACCCGGCGCTTCCATAA
- a CDS encoding L-serine ammonia-lyase, iron-sulfur-dependent, subunit alpha, with amino-acid sequence MVFSLKDILRLEVAPALGCTEPVAVALAAAAAASLIDERPFESIEAWVDPNIYKNGMAVTIPGSNNLSGLDKAAALGAFGGDPKLGLEVLDSVSEHALDQVVKFCLDPSVPIHLLENVQGICVRVRISAGGRKAEAEIRDFHDQIVRLTLDGKNLETHPLLFNVLQDKKPDRTNVEAWIKGLTLDELLGLVDQLDDEDRKFLKEGVDVNMRLAEHGLKYGPGLGIGRAFERLIRQNLICKDMVLAARMLASAAADARMAGVNLPAMSSAGSGNHGLTAILPIWAVKDHVTCAEAVVIEALGISHMITAYIKAHTGRLSAICGCSVAAGAGAAAGVAYLLGGTTQHIAGAITNLIEDLAGVICDGAKPGCALKLATAAGTAVQSALFALQGVRVQATDGITGASPEKTMQNIGTLSREGMIETDRTILKIMIEKKFTEKE; translated from the coding sequence ATGGTTTTTTCCCTGAAGGATATTTTAAGGCTTGAGGTTGCGCCTGCGCTGGGGTGTACCGAACCTGTGGCCGTAGCGCTGGCTGCCGCCGCTGCAGCGTCTCTGATTGATGAACGGCCTTTTGAATCCATTGAAGCCTGGGTGGATCCCAATATTTATAAAAACGGCATGGCCGTGACTATACCCGGCTCCAACAACCTTTCCGGTTTGGATAAGGCGGCTGCATTAGGGGCATTCGGCGGTGATCCAAAGCTGGGCCTGGAAGTATTGGACTCAGTTTCCGAGCATGCCCTGGATCAGGTTGTTAAATTCTGCCTGGATCCTTCAGTACCCATTCACCTTCTTGAAAATGTCCAGGGTATCTGTGTCCGGGTCCGCATTTCAGCCGGCGGTCGCAAGGCAGAAGCGGAAATCAGGGATTTTCATGACCAGATTGTCCGGCTGACCCTGGACGGGAAAAATCTTGAGACACATCCTTTGTTGTTCAATGTCCTTCAAGACAAAAAGCCTGACCGGACCAATGTGGAAGCGTGGATTAAAGGCCTGACCTTAGATGAACTTTTGGGCCTTGTGGATCAGCTGGATGATGAGGACCGAAAGTTTCTCAAAGAGGGGGTGGATGTCAATATGCGCCTGGCTGAGCACGGATTGAAATACGGACCGGGCCTGGGCATAGGCAGGGCCTTTGAACGGCTGATCCGGCAAAATCTTATCTGCAAGGACATGGTGCTTGCCGCCCGCATGCTGGCATCCGCTGCGGCTGATGCCAGAATGGCCGGGGTAAACCTGCCGGCCATGAGTTCGGCCGGCAGCGGCAACCATGGACTAACCGCTATTTTGCCCATCTGGGCCGTTAAAGACCATGTGACTTGTGCTGAGGCTGTTGTGATCGAGGCCCTAGGCATAAGCCATATGATTACGGCCTATATCAAGGCCCATACCGGCCGACTGTCTGCCATCTGCGGCTGTTCCGTGGCTGCAGGGGCCGGGGCAGCCGCGGGTGTTGCCTATCTTTTAGGCGGTACCACTCAGCATATTGCCGGAGCCATCACCAACCTCATCGAAGATTTGGCCGGGGTTATCTGTGATGGTGCCAAACCCGGATGTGCACTGAAATTGGCCACAGCCGCCGGCACCGCAGTTCAATCCGCCCTGTTTGCCCTCCAGGGGGTCCGGGTTCAAGCCACTGACGGCATCACCGGCGCATCGCCTGAAAAGACAATGCAGAATATCGGCACCCTGTCCCGGGAAGGGATGATCGAAACAGACCGGACCATTTTGAAAATTATGATCGAAAAAAAATTTACCGAAAAAGAGTGA